Below is a genomic region from Rhizobium sp. 9140.
TTTCACCCATTCGACGATGGCCTCGGGACCTTCGAGCCGGTGGTAGTAGATCGTGTGCCACACATCGACACGGGTACAGAGCGGCGAGAGGAGATTGATCAGATGGCCGGGCGCCGGAAGGCTGTTCCGGTCCGGCAGGCCCGCTTCATAGGCATTGGCAAAGTCCGGATCGGCCGCGATCTCGCGCATGGCCCGGTGCGTCGGCTCGTCCAGATTGTCCGGCATCTGCACGGCCAGCACCCCGCCGGGCGCGAGCATCCCGGCCAGCCGGGCGATGCTTACCGCCGGATCGGGCATCCATTGCAGCACGGCATTGGCAAAGAGCAGAGCCGGTGCTTCGCCCGGATGCCACGCCGTGAGGTCGCCCTGAACGAAGGGGATGTCCGGCAGGCGCTGCCTTGCCGCAGCCAGCATGTCCGCATCGCTGTCGACGCCGGTCAGCGGCACGCCTGCGAATCGCGCGGCCAGCAGCTCGGTCGAATTGCCGGGTCCGCAGCCGATGTCGAACAGCGGACCTTGCCGCAGGTCGGGCACCTGCGCCAGCAGATCGCGGGCAGGCCGCGTCCGCTCGTCCTCGAACTTCACATATTGCGCCGCCGACCAGGCCATATCTACCCCTTTGTGCTCACCCCTTGGCCGGTTTCCAGACCTTTGCCGGAAAGCGCAGGGCCTGTTTGGCCAGCTTGCCCTTCATCCCGAGCGCGGCATCGCAAAGGCCGACGACATGCCGGTTCGGCTTGGCGTCCGGCCGCAGGGCATGCAGGGCAGCGGCAGCGGCGTCCGGGTCCATGTAGCGCGCGAGAATGCCGAGCGTCAGCGCCGTCGAGCGGCCGATACCGCGCAGGCAGTGAACAAGCAGACGCGCGTCGGCCGGCAGGCCGTCGATGAAGGCGAAGGCCTCGGCAATCGCCTGGGGTCGTGCGGCGTCACGCTCTTCGGGGTCCATCGTATCGCCGAAGATCAACTGCAGGTGCCGGTCGTCTGGCAGGTCGATCATCGACAGGAGCTTGGTCTCCGGCGCGCGGATGGAGATGAGATGGGTCGGCGCCCAGCTGGCGCGGTTGTGCCGCGCCTCCGTCTGCGAGCTGACCATGACTGCCAGCGGCCAGCCGTTCGCATGGCCGGGATTGGGAAGCAGCACCGGCGAAAAAAAGACGTCCTCGTCCGGCTTCTGCGCTGCGCGTGCCATGATCCACCTCGTGATTCTCTGTCTGCCCCGTGCGCGAATTTATCAGCCGAAGCTGGATCGAGCAAAGTGTTCCCGCCGGACCGGGGTCTGCGGGTCGGGTCAGAACCTCGTGATGACGCTGATGCCAAGGTCGGTGGCGGTGTCCATCGTGGTCAGCGCCGGCACGGCCTCGTCCAGCGACAGATGCCGCCCGATCAGCTTCTGGGGGCTGAGCTTGCCCGACGCCACCAGCGCCAGCATCGCCTCGTAGCGCCAGGCCTGCATGCCGTGGCTCCCATAGATCTCCAGCTCCTGCCCGATGACCTGCGCCATAGGAATTTGCGGTGCCGCATGGTCGCCCAGCATCAGCCCCACCTGCACATGGCGGCCGCGCCGGCGCAGGTTGCGGATCGAGTTGAAGCAGGTGACGGGCGAGCCGAGCGCGTCGATCGAAAGATGCGCGCCGCCGCCGGTGATCTCGCGCACGGCCTCGGCGACATCGCCGGTCTGCGTGGCGTCGATGGTGTGGACCGCGCCGATCTCCCGGGCAAACGACAGCTTCGTATCGGCGATATCGATTGCGATCACATTCGCGCCCATGGCGGACGCGATCATGACGGCGGAGAGCCCGACACCGCCGGCGCCATGCACGGCCACCCACTCGCCGCCGCGCACGCGGCCCTGATCCACGATCGCCCGGAAGGCGGTCGCAAACCGGCAGCCGAGGCTTGCTGCGGTTGCCGCATCGATCTCGTCGGGCAGGAGCACGAGGTTCTCGTCGGCAAAGTCGATAGCCACATATTCCGCAAACGAGCCCCAATGGGTGAAGCCCGGCTGGAACTGGTTGGGGCAGACCTGCTGGTTGCCCGAATGGCACTCCGGGCAGCGGCCGCAGCCGGAAACGAACGGCACCGTCACCCGGTCGCCCGTCTTGTAACGCATGACACCGCGGCCCGTGGCCACCACCGTTCCCGCCAGCTCATGGCCCGGCACGTGCGGCAGGCGGATGTCGGGGTCATGGCCCATCCAGCCGTGCCAGTCGCTCCGGCACAGCCCCGTCGCCTCAACCTTTATGACCACGCCGCCATCGGCAGGCGTCGCGTCGGGCACATCGCGGATGTCAGGCGTCTTCCCGAACGTGTCGAAATACATGGCGCGCATGGTGGTCTCCGCGGGGCGTGAGGGCGTGTTCCCGTGTGCCTAGCGCAAACAGGGTAACCCGGCAAAGCCCCGAAATGCGGTCGATCAGAAGTTTTGATCGATCCATTCCCCCCTGTTCTCCGTTTTCCGGCTATGCGACAAGACAGGACGAGAATGTCGGCGCCCGCGATCAGACCCGGCACGGCATTCGATGTCAGGGCGAGACCCCGGGACGACAAGCAAGGAGAACATCATGGCCGTCGATACGTCACCGCGCAGCACCACCTGGACCTTCGTCGATGGCGAATGGGTGACGGGCAACCCGCCGCTGATCGGGCCGACCTCGCACGCCATGTGGCTCGGCACCACCGTGTTCGACGGCGCCCGCTGGTTCGATGGCATCGCGCCGGATCTCGACCTCCACTGCCAGCGCGTCAACCGTTCGGCCCTGGCGCTCGGCCTGGAGCCGGTCGTGACGGCGGATGATATCGAAGGCCTTGCCTGGGAGGGCGTCAAGAAGTTCGACGGTCAGACCGCCATCTACATCAAGCCGATGTACTGGGCCGAACACGGCATGCCGGGCTCGGTGGTCGCCGCAGACCCCGCCTCCACGCGCTTTGCGCTTTGCCTGTTCGAGGCGCCGATGAACACGGCCGAGCCATCCTCGCTCACCGTCTCGCCCTATCGCCGCCCGAGCGCGGAAGTTGCGGTGACCACGGCCAAGACCGGTGGTCTCTATCCCAATTCCGGCCGAATGATCATCGAAGCGCGCGCCCGCGGCTTCGATAACGCACTGGCGCGGGACATGAACGGCAACGTGGCGGAAACCGCCTCGTCCAACATCTTCATGGTCAAGGACGGCGTCGTCTTGACCCCGCTCGCCAACGGCACGTTCCTCGCAGGCATCACCCGCTCCCGCGTGCTCCACCTCCTGCGCCGCGCCGGCCTCGACGTGCGGGAGATGACGCTGACCGTGGAAGACTTCCTGTCCGCCGACGAGATCTTCACCTCCGGCAACTACTCAAAGATCGTCCCCGTCGTCAGGCTCGACGAACGCCACCTTCAGGTGGGACCCGTGGCCAAGAAGGCGCTGGAAGTCTACATGGACTGGGCGCACGGGAACGGGTCGGATTTCTGAGGGGCTCGCGTGTAGAGCAGCCCCTCATCCGGCTGCCGCCACCTTCTCCCCGTTCTCACGGGGAGAAGGAACATGGGGCGAGCGCTCGCTTGTCTCTTGAAGGTTGACGATAGGGGCAGAAGCCGCGCCACATGTTCCTTCGCCCCGCCTGCGGGGAGAAGGTGGCGGCAGCCGGATGAGGGGCTGCCAAACCCGCTGACGCAGCCCTCAGGGCGCTCCCTTCTCGGCCGCCGTCGTCAGCCCGAACGCCCGCATTTCCTTGACGCTGAGATAGGCCAGCCGGTCCGGTGGCGTGTCCATGGCGCGCTGCCAGAGGCCCGGCTTGATGCCCATGGCGTCGAGGTGGCGGGTGATGGTGGCCGTGGTGCGCTGGGCCTCCGACATCGCCATTTCGGGCGAGAGCTTTTCACGCGTGCCGTTGAAGATCTGGTGCACGCCGACCACGGCGCCCTCGGCCACCGTCCGCTCCACGCCGCCGGACAGCAGGATCGGGCAGGAGGAGGCACAGAGCGCGCCTTTTTCCACGACGGTATTCAGCTGCCGCTCGCGGATCAGCTTCGACATGGCGAGCGCGTCGCTGACGGAGCCGCCGGGCGAATCGAGCTGCACCACCTTCACATATTCGCCGCGCGCCTCGATCTCGGCGGCAAAGCGTGTGGCCGATCCGGGATCGATCGCGCCCTTGGCGAGCATGACGCCACCGGGCTGCAGTTCGAAGCGGATGGCCTGCTTCAGTGTTTCCGCGTCGGTCGTCACCTCGCCCGGCGCATCCTCCGGCTCGCCGGTGGTCAGCGCCGGCGGCAGCACCGGCTCGCTCGCCGGGTTTGCGGGATCATAGGCCGGCACGAGGGCAGCCTCCTGGCTGATCGTGCGCCAGTCCATCAGCACGAAGACGAGGGCGGTCGCCAGGAGCCCGTAGAAGAATGCGCGCATCATCTGCCCGTCATCCAGTCGGGCAAGGCGCTCCATGGCTGATTTGTAGTCGCGCGCGACACCCTCGCCCTGCAAACCCTCGCGCTGCAAACCTTGCCCCTGCACTGGGCGTCGCCCGGGAAAAGGGCGGGCCTTGTCCGGCTCTGCGGTTTGCGTCGCCCCCTGCAAGCCGCCCGCGTCTCCGGTCAGGCTCATGCGGGCGTTCCCGCGCGCGGGGCCTTCGGCGGGCCTTTGGGGGCGAGATCGAGACTGGTGATGTTGGTCGGCTCGACGGAGCCGGGCTCCGTGGTCTCGGGGGATGGCGCGACGGACGGACCGCGCACGATCGCCTCGACATCGACGCCGCTGCGGGCAAGCGCCCGCTGCACCTCGATCGCGTCCAGAAGCTCGGCTGCGGTGATGCGCTGCGCGAACGGCATGGTCTCCTCCTGCCGGCGCAGCGCCGCATGGACGATGGACAGCATGAAGACGAGCACGGCGGGCAGCAGGTCGATGGAGATGGCGCCGGCCCAGCTCGGAATGAAATCCGACGCGTAGCGCAGAACCGCCTCAGCCGACGAAAGCGGCACGAAGCGCCGGTCCGCGACCGGCTCGCGCGCCAGGATCTCGTCTGCCGCGGTCGATAGCACCTTGGATTGGGCCGCGACGGAGGAGCGGATCGTTTCCATCACCCGGTCCTGCCGGTTGGCAAGGTCGGGCGCATCGCCATCCGCGATCGGCGCGATGAAGCCGAGCGACAGGTCTTCCGCCGCGCGCTTGACCGAGGGCGCGATGGAGGTCTGCTGCAACGAGGTGATGACGCCCGAAAGGGCCACGACTTCCGCCGAGAACTGGTCAGCGCGCGGGTCGATGGCGCCGGGGGCGGAGACCAGCGTGCGCATCGTCTCCAGATGCTTGCGGCCATCGTCGAAGAGGGTGGTGACGCGCTCGCGCGAGGCGGTGATGCCGCTTTCGAGCTCCGTCAGCTGCGCCGCCATCTGCGACAGCAGCTGCACGACGCTTCCGGCACCGGTGGTGCCGGTCAGCGCGCCTGTTTCGCGCTCCTGATCGGCGAGCCGCTGGAAGCGCTCCTGCGTCCGCTGGATATCCGGCAGCAGGCTCTGCGCGGCCAGCGCATTCTGGTGCGCCTTGTCGAGATCGGCCGTGTAGTCCTCGAGCGTTTCCGCCAGATGCTGCTCCAGCGCGGCCGAGCCGGCAAGGGCCGCCGCATTCAACCAGCTCGACATGGCGATGATCATCGCGCAGCCGAGCGCCATGACACCGATCATCGCGCCGCGCCCGGCCCGGCCGGTCACATGCGGATAGAACCGCGCCATGTAGCTCCAGAACGCGTAAATCGCCACGGACACGGCGCTGGAGTAGATCAGCGCGGCGAAGAACACCGCGGTCGCCGAGCCATCGAGGATCGAACGGACGCCGAGATAGGTATAGACGCCGGAGGCCAGCGCCAGCACGGCCAACGCGAAACGCGTCATGGTTTCGACGGCCTCGATGCCGTCCTGCAATCGATGCGAAGCGCCAAGCGCCATGGAGGATTCCCTTGGGTTTGGAAAGTCTTAACAGGGACTTAAGAAACGGGCGAAATGAAGGCCGGAAGAGCGGCGTTCCGGGGGTTCGCAGTGGTGATAGCCGTCCGATGACGCAGTCGTGAAGGACACCCGGGAGAAAACCATTTCGCAAGGGACCATGAATTTAGCGGTGACGCCGGTTGCCTCGCGTGGTCGGGGTGCCTATGTTCCCCTGACGATTTCGTGAATGAATTCCGATGCCAAGAGGAGAACCGCCATGGCTTTCGAACTTCCCCCGCTTCCCTATGACTACGATGCGCTTGCGCCCTTCATGTCGCGCGAGACGCTGGAATATCATCACGACAAGCACCACCAGGCCTATGTGACGGCCGGCAACAAGCTGGCGGAAGAGGCCGGCCTTGCCGACCTCTCGCTCGAAGAGATCGTCAAGAAGTCCTACGGCACCAATCAGCCGCTCTTCAACAATGCCGGCCAGCACTACAACCACCTTCACTTCTGGAAGTGGATGAAGAAGGGCGGCGGCGGCACGTCCCTGCCGGGCAAGCTCGACGCGGCCATCAAGTCCGATCTCGGCGGCTACGACAAGTTCAAGGCCGACTTCATCGCGGCCGGCGTCGGCCAGTTCGGCTCGGGCTGGGCCTGGCTCGCCGTCAAGGATGGCAAGCTGCAAATCGCCAAGACCCCGAACGGCGAAAACCCGCTGGTCCACGGCGCGACCCCGGTGCTCGGCGTCGACGTGTGGGAACATTCCTACTACATCGACTACCGCAACGCG
It encodes:
- the tam gene encoding trans-aconitate 2-methyltransferase, with protein sequence MAWSAAQYVKFEDERTRPARDLLAQVPDLRQGPLFDIGCGPGNSTELLAARFAGVPLTGVDSDADMLAAARQRLPDIPFVQGDLTAWHPGEAPALLFANAVLQWMPDPAVSIARLAGMLAPGGVLAVQMPDNLDEPTHRAMREIAADPDFANAYEAGLPDRNSLPAPGHLINLLSPLCTRVDVWHTIYYHRLEGPEAIVEWVKGTGLRPYLAPLPDERRQAFLARYRTRIRAAYPPLADGRVLLRFPRLFLLAVRNGSVPA
- a CDS encoding phosphatase — encoded protein: MARAAQKPDEDVFFSPVLLPNPGHANGWPLAVMVSSQTEARHNRASWAPTHLISIRAPETKLLSMIDLPDDRHLQLIFGDTMDPEERDAARPQAIAEAFAFIDGLPADARLLVHCLRGIGRSTALTLGILARYMDPDAAAAALHALRPDAKPNRHVVGLCDAALGMKGKLAKQALRFPAKVWKPAKG
- a CDS encoding zinc-dependent alcohol dehydrogenase family protein, producing the protein MRAMYFDTFGKTPDIRDVPDATPADGGVVIKVEATGLCRSDWHGWMGHDPDIRLPHVPGHELAGTVVATGRGVMRYKTGDRVTVPFVSGCGRCPECHSGNQQVCPNQFQPGFTHWGSFAEYVAIDFADENLVLLPDEIDAATAASLGCRFATAFRAIVDQGRVRGGEWVAVHGAGGVGLSAVMIASAMGANVIAIDIADTKLSFAREIGAVHTIDATQTGDVAEAVREITGGGAHLSIDALGSPVTCFNSIRNLRRRGRHVQVGLMLGDHAAPQIPMAQVIGQELEIYGSHGMQAWRYEAMLALVASGKLSPQKLIGRHLSLDEAVPALTTMDTATDLGISVITRF
- a CDS encoding branched-chain amino acid aminotransferase, with the protein product MAVDTSPRSTTWTFVDGEWVTGNPPLIGPTSHAMWLGTTVFDGARWFDGIAPDLDLHCQRVNRSALALGLEPVVTADDIEGLAWEGVKKFDGQTAIYIKPMYWAEHGMPGSVVAADPASTRFALCLFEAPMNTAEPSSLTVSPYRRPSAEVAVTTAKTGGLYPNSGRMIIEARARGFDNALARDMNGNVAETASSNIFMVKDGVVLTPLANGTFLAGITRSRVLHLLRRAGLDVREMTLTVEDFLSADEIFTSGNYSKIVPVVRLDERHLQVGPVAKKALEVYMDWAHGNGSDF
- a CDS encoding COG3904 family protein, whose amino-acid sequence is MERLARLDDGQMMRAFFYGLLATALVFVLMDWRTISQEAALVPAYDPANPASEPVLPPALTTGEPEDAPGEVTTDAETLKQAIRFELQPGGVMLAKGAIDPGSATRFAAEIEARGEYVKVVQLDSPGGSVSDALAMSKLIRERQLNTVVEKGALCASSCPILLSGGVERTVAEGAVVGVHQIFNGTREKLSPEMAMSEAQRTTATITRHLDAMGIKPGLWQRAMDTPPDRLAYLSVKEMRAFGLTTAAEKGAP
- a CDS encoding superoxide dismutase codes for the protein MAFELPPLPYDYDALAPFMSRETLEYHHDKHHQAYVTAGNKLAEEAGLADLSLEEIVKKSYGTNQPLFNNAGQHYNHLHFWKWMKKGGGGTSLPGKLDAAIKSDLGGYDKFKADFIAAGVGQFGSGWAWLAVKDGKLQIAKTPNGENPLVHGATPVLGVDVWEHSYYIDYRNARPKYLEAFIDNLINWDYVLELYEKAA